The genomic DNA tgcagcagccgccgcAGCCGCACCCTGTGTCGGTGTACCGTGGAAGGGTCGTTTACTGCCGGCGGTGGACGCCAGCGCCGCCGACTGATCACCGCGGAACGCACTGTCGTACGAACGCTTGGACGGAAGCATACCGGCCGCAGCCGACTGTgaggcggcggcggccgccaTCGCCTGCATTGCGTGATGCTGGGACGGGTGATGCACCAAGCCGGATGCATGATGCGCCAGCGAACTGGACGCACCCGAGCCGGTGGTTGCACCGGCCGGACCACCACCTCCAAAGTGATGCAGCTGATGCTGGAATGCCGCAGCggcatggtggtggtgagcggctgctgcagctgctgctgctgccgaatgCGACGGGGCCATCAACCCCATCGGTATGCCACCGTTCGATGCGAGCATCTGCCGGTGCATAAAGTACAGCGGATGGTGGTACTGGGCGGCCAGCGAATGGCCCGGATGACCACCGCCGGTTAGGTGGGGCGGCAAACCGCCCGCACCACTTGCACCGGACGCTGCGGAAGCGGCACCCAAACCGGCAAGACCGGCCGATGAACCGCCGTGCCCGTACCCGTAcccgccaccagcaccagcgctACCACCGGTCACAGAGGTCGGCAGTCCACCGGCGCTACCGGCCGTAACGTACGTTGGTGTACCGGCCGCAACGGCACTACCCTGCTGTGACACACTCAACGAGGTAGCGACGCTGGTCGGTGGACCGGTTACGTACATGCCCAGATTCTGTAGCATCAGCTGTtcctgctgatgttgctggtgttgctgggcGGCCGCTGCCTGGCGCGCCAGCAGATTGTGCTGCGCGATGTACTGTGCTTGCTGCTGAGCGAGCAGCTGATGGTTCGGCGGCGGTACCGAGAGAGCGAGCGGAGATGGAATCGGTAGCGGAATTTGGGAGAGTGAGAGCGTCTGGGGGGATTGTGTCGGTGGCTGTGTGGCCCCTGTCGGTAACATACCCGGTGAGAGGAGCGACGGTTTTGACAGGCTGGCCGGCTGCTGGAAGCCACCGTTCAGCACCATGTTCATGTCGTCGCCGGAACACTGGAACACCTCGATGTAGCGCTGCTTCTTGCCGAACATCATGTTTTtgtggtgtttttgttgcgcCGACTGGTAGGCGGCCGTCTCCGAGTCCATCTGAATGAATGCTTCACCGTTGAACTGACCCTACGATGGAAGTGAAtggaaaagagaagaaaaaaaacgccacaCGACAACGTTCCAATATTGGTTCCAATTCCAAAACTCAACACACGAAAACAATAAGGTTCGGCAGCACATGAAGGAATCTCCACAACTTACCTGAGCGTTGTACACCAAATGCACGCCCTGGTAGACGATGTGATTGGCAAAGTCGTCCAGGAAGTGTAGTATATGTTCCACCTTCGCCTCATACGGAAGCCCTCGTAACCGGATACAGTTCTTCTCGATTCCGCTAGTGATGACGTGCTGGGGTAATAGTTGCATCTGGACCTGCGGTAACTGTGCAATCAGCGGTGGTTGCGGTGGCTCGTAGGTCTTCGGATCCATCGACCGGTTCAAAACCTGCGTTCGTATTAAAGTGGTACGATGCGATTAAAATCTTCATAGCACAAACGTATTCGCAgcgattaaaaataaaaatcccaaCTAAGCTTAAAAACCAGCTTTCCATCATTCTATCTTACCGAttcttgtgtttttgtttccgaaAGATTAATACGATAGcataaatgaaacatttttttgacgttacattttttaaaaattgtttgatatTCAAATTGTTAAATCCCTTGTCCAACTACAAACCTGCTGCACTTCTGCCGTTGTCGAGCGGAACAGCTCAATGTAGCGCTGCCCGATCGATTCCCGATGCTTCGACAGTGCTTTCGACGCGTCCGTGTCCTGCTCGAAGAGTACGAACGCATCGCCCGTTGCCCGGCCGTCCGGTTTCTTCACGAACAGTATGCCATCGGCACCATCCAGCACGTTGCAGCTGTTTTCGCCGTTTGCGAAGAAATCAAGCTATAGAGCGGAAGGGGAAGTAAAGGAGGTACTTTCATTATAGCATCCATTTGGAAGGATTGTATTTGCAGCTACTTACCACCTGCTTTGCAGTGCAATCGTACGGTAATCCTCGCATCCGGATGATTACCTGGGCGCCCTTCGACAGGAAGGCTTGCGCTTCGTTTGATGCACCACCAGCCACGGCCAGGAAGTCTTCCCCGTTGGCTCGATACACCTAAAAGCAGATGGGGTATTGTGTTATAGCACCCTAGTGACTCGATTTTGATCGCGTAGAAGACACCTACCTCGATGTATCGATTGCCGATGTGATGCTTGTGTCGTTTGAGCGCCATATCGCGATGTTCCTGTGACACAAACCGTACCAATGCTTCGCCGTTACGGCGTCCCTGTGGCGATAAACAAAGTGCTACACCACCCCTGGAAACAATAATAAAGAGACGTGGGTTTAGTTTTCCGTAATAGACACAAAAGTCTTAGTCATCGGCCATGGTGCAGAACAAAAACGATCGCGTTTTAGTGAGAAGCATGCATTACAAAGACTTATACGAAGCTTCCATGTTCCAGTTCttctcttttgtttttaaccTTTCCGGAAACACGTCGTTACTAAGTCAGCTAACTTTCCAACTACTATCACAAAGCGGCACAATTATAATCAGCCATTTTCCAAGCGACCAAACACACTCGGAAGCGGCGACACGATCGGTCGGATCCGCCCGATCGTGAGCCCAAAGTCGAATAGGTCATAGATTTAtcaattgtttttcttcgcgatcgtacacaacacaacaaggATCCGACGCCAGCCGACTCTACACCAGTTGGGCATTTCATTTGCTGGCGCTGGCCGCCACCAGTTATA from Anopheles stephensi strain Indian chromosome 2, UCI_ANSTEP_V1.0, whole genome shotgun sequence includes the following:
- the LOC118505947 gene encoding RNA-binding protein fusilli-like, with product MPSLPSIQLPATTTTNTGSANRTMVVDTTKQMLLPGHVAVMHVTTCGQSGPGLGSDEKEIVLLIYVIIDVQTNNIIGVKQYLVRPRNSTFRTESSGSSNALGALSGSSLTGSNSNISNSSTSSTATVGAAGCPAGGGLVNACSAAGVGGSTADSSSSNSSTALAVPVGSTSPGAVAVPSPPECAITQEIPAIESLVQTNGRPLEEVIQQFDEYTKSLNLDPHCPSFRLVTDGQLPLRQCLHPEASAKDIDLPQYYWRFCDLRKEFVRFRAGDLSRALVPIAEAQKLASMPSLPPTPGSVAEIIKDLELQACQDNNEFYVKEARDMVTIVKHLITLGHKFEANEIINLNLEPGICSIDDEIDGTCIVRARGLPWQSSDQDIAKFFRGLNVAKGGVALCLSPQGRRNGEALVRFVSQEHRDMALKRHKHHIGNRYIEVYRANGEDFLAVAGGASNEAQAFLSKGAQVIIRMRGLPYDCTAKQVLDFFANGENSCNVLDGADGILFVKKPDGRATGDAFVLFEQDTDASKALSKHRESIGQRYIELFRSTTAEVQQVLNRSMDPKTYEPPQPPLIAQLPQVQMQLLPQHVITSGIEKNCIRLRGLPYEAKVEHILHFLDDFANHIVYQGVHLVYNAQGQFNGEAFIQMDSETAAYQSAQQKHHKNMMFGKKQRYIEVFQCSGDDMNMVLNGGFQQPASLSKPSLLSPGMLPTGATQPPTQSPQTLSLSQIPLPIPSPLALSVPPPNHQLLAQQQAQYIAQHNLLARQAAAAQQHQQHQQEQLMLQNLGMYVTGPPTSVATSLSVSQQGSAVAAGTPTYVTAGSAGGLPTSVTGGSAGAGGGYGYGHGGSSAGLAGLGAASAASGASGAGGLPPHLTGGGHPGHSLAAQYHHPLYFMHRQMLASNGGIPMGLMAPSHSAAAAAAAAAHHHHAAAAFQHQLHHFGGGGPAGATTGSGASSSLAHHASGLVHHPSQHHAMQAMAAAAASQSAAAGMLPSKRSYDSAFRGDQSAALASTAGSKRPFHGTPTQGAAAAAAAAAAAASVALYAPYYHPHI